A genome region from Alphaproteobacteria bacterium includes the following:
- a CDS encoding transposase, which yields MDLESRLVRRYHQLVKSHMSINNLLTAGIKSTLEGNEAFNQTQAAWRFFNNERCELTELIKPIKDSALNQSEQLCVNYNLIAHDWSGLIYKKHTNKKDRFGVHHEKELGYELQASLLLNDKNGCPIAPIALNVVTKTEVLSTYQKESNLDETHLEELAKRVDYIETLGFKKPLVHIVDREGDSVQLMRILDDKKWLLRSRSNSCISYQGTSLRVDKLAEQLIFTHSRMINYKGQKAEQFLSEAEITITRESQPKKKVDGKRHKIKGEAVKCRLIVSRVEKEGKVLAWWYLVTNVKEVCMADIALWYYWRWSIESFFK from the coding sequence ATGGACTTAGAATCTCGACTTGTACGTCGTTATCATCAATTAGTGAAATCACACATGAGTATCAATAACTTATTAACAGCAGGTATAAAGAGTACATTAGAGGGGAATGAAGCGTTTAATCAAACCCAAGCTGCTTGGCGTTTTTTTAATAACGAACGTTGTGAATTAACAGAATTAATAAAGCCTATAAAAGATTCTGCCTTAAATCAATCAGAGCAATTATGTGTCAACTATAATCTTATTGCTCACGATTGGAGTGGTTTAATTTATAAAAAACATACGAATAAAAAAGACCGATTTGGCGTCCATCATGAAAAAGAATTGGGCTATGAGTTACAAGCCAGTTTATTATTAAATGATAAAAATGGCTGCCCTATCGCACCGATTGCATTAAATGTGGTGACAAAAACAGAGGTTCTAAGTACTTATCAAAAAGAGAGTAATTTGGATGAAACACATTTAGAAGAATTAGCTAAGCGAGTAGATTACATTGAAACGCTTGGATTTAAAAAACCCTTAGTACATATTGTGGATAGAGAAGGCGATTCCGTTCAATTGATGCGAATTCTTGACGATAAAAAATGGTTGTTACGGTCGCGAAGCAATAGTTGTATTAGTTATCAAGGTACATCATTACGTGTGGATAAACTTGCTGAGCAATTAATCTTTACGCATTCACGAATGATTAATTACAAAGGACAGAAGGCCGAACAGTTTTTATCAGAAGCTGAAATTACGATAACGCGTGAATCACAACCTAAGAAAAAAGTGGATGGAAAACGGCATAAAATCAAAGGGGAAGCAGTCAAATGTCGTTTGATTGTAAGTAGAGTGGAAAAAGAAGGTAAAGTATTAGCATGGTGGTATTTAGTAACGAATGTTAAAGAAGTTTGTATGGCTGATATTGCTCTTTGGTATTATTGGCGTTGGTCAATCGAATCTTTTTTTAAGT
- a CDS encoding IS5 family transposase (programmed frameshift) translates to MKFDQVKEESEENFRRLTGVKRKTFEEMLKILSEAETKIKTHGGKPNKLIMENRLLMTLEYLREYRTYFHISRSYGISESTCYRNIRWVEDTLIKDKKFSLLGRKALLKSNIEYEVVLIDATETPIERPKKKQKHYYSGKKKKHTLKTQLIVDKKTKEIICTNFSNGKRHDFRLFKESGVHIHPKTKTLTDTGYQGIQKLHKNSDLPKKKTKKKALTKQDKKKNRELSSERVLNENVIGMVKRFKIIADRYRKRRKRFGLRFNLIAGIYNFEL, encoded by the exons ATGAAGTTTGATCAAGTAAAAGAAGAGTCAGAAGAAAATTTTCGTAGATTAACGGGAGTCAAACGTAAAACATTTGAAGAGATGCTAAAAATATTAAGTGAAGCAGAAACCAAAATAAAAACCCATGGAGGAAAGCCAAATAAATTGATAATGGAAAACAGGTTGCTTATGACATTAGAATATTTACGAGAATATAGGACATATTTTCATATATCGCGTAGTTATGGAATAAGTGAAAGTACATGTTATAGAAATATACGCTGGGTTGAAGATACACTTATAAAAGATAAAAAATTTTCACTACTAGGTCGTAAGGCACTACTTAAAAGTAATATTGAATATGAGGTTGTGTTGATTGATGCAACTGAAACACCAATTGAACGTCCAA AAAAAAAACAAAAACACTATTATTCTGGAAAAAAGAAAAAACATACATTAAAGACACAGCTTATAGTAGATAAGAAGACCAAAGAAATAATTTGCACAAATTTTTCAAATGGAAAGCGCCATGATTTTAGGTTATTTAAAGAATCTGGCGTTCATATCCATCCAAAGACAAAAACCCTCACAGATACAGGCTACCAAGGAATACAAAAGTTGCACAAAAATTCAGATTTACCAAAGAAAAAAACAAAAAAAAAGGCGCTAACAAAGCAAGACAAAAAGAAAAATCGTGAATTATCCAGTGAACGTGTTTTAAATGAAAATGTCATCGGAATGGTTAAAAGATTTAAAATTATTGCTGATCGTTATAGAAAAAGAAGAAAACGATTTGGATTAAGATTCAACTTAATTGCTGGTATTTATAATTTTGAACTTTAA